One Diospyros lotus cultivar Yz01 chromosome 1, ASM1463336v1, whole genome shotgun sequence genomic window carries:
- the LOC127789616 gene encoding zinc finger CCCH domain-containing protein 54-like has translation MMAQMFNSERTMYESDEFRMYGFKIMQCPRRRSHDWTQCPFAHRGERARRRDPRRYNYAAVPCPDYSDDRDCIRGNTCQFAHGVFEYWLHPEKYRTRLCNAGEFCTRNVCFFAHSTAELRRHHQNRRRVSAIINEPSLGRRWGEHGEASTWSSILGQPSEGSSNSGNNPDYLGSLMSRLIISGEGNRTTRGAQHRCLQQPDAPDIGWIDDLLD, from the coding sequence atgATGGCGCAGATGTTCAACTCTGAAAGAACAATGTACGAATCCGATGAATTTCGGATGTATGGCTTTAAGATAATGCAGTGCCCGAGGAGACGGAGCCACGATTGGACTCAGTGTCCCTTCGCCCACCGCGGCGAGAGGGCCCGTCGTCGCGACCCGCGCCGGTACAACTACGCGGCTGTGCCATGCCCGGATTATAGCGACGATAGAGACTGCATCAGGGGAAACACATGCCAATTTGCTCACGGGGTCTTCGAGTACTGGCTTCACCCAGAAAAGTACCGTACTCGCCTATGCAACGCCGGCGAATTTTGCACTCGCAATGTCTGTTTCTTTGCCCATTCGACGGCGGAACTCAGGAGGCACCACCAGAACCGGCGCCGCGTCTCGGCCATTATTAATGAACCGTCATTGGGAAGAAGATGGGGCGAGCATGGAGAAGCCTCGACATGGTCGTCAATATTGGGGCAGCCAAGTGAGGGGTCATCCAATTCAGGCAACAACCCTGATTATTTGGGCAGCTTGATGAGCCGGTTGATCATTAGTGGGGAAGGTAATCGAACGACGAGGGGTGCCCAGCATCGGTGCTTGCAACAACCAGATGCTCCTGATATAGGGTGGATAGATGATCTACTGGATTAA